Proteins found in one Anaerolineae bacterium genomic segment:
- the gnd gene encoding decarboxylating 6-phosphogluconate dehydrogenase, which yields MELGMIGLGRMGANMARRLLRGGHRVVGYNRSPEKTQALVPEGLEPAYSIAELVSRLSRPRLVWCMVPAGEATERTLAEAAERMEAGDVLVDGGNSFYKDTLRRAEQFRARGLYFVDVGTSGGIWGLSQGYSLMVGGAPEAVELLRPALETLAPAPDRGWGHVGPTGAGHFVKMVHNGIEYGMMQAYAEGFEILRSKREFALDLHQVAEIWRYGSVVRSWLLDLIAQALGEDVNLREIAPYVEDSGEGRWTVKEAIDLDVPAPVITLSLMARFISRQEDSYAARLLAAMRRQFGGHAVRRAGEEEAHGENA from the coding sequence ATGGAATTGGGCATGATCGGATTGGGGCGCATGGGCGCCAATATGGCGCGCCGGCTCCTGCGCGGCGGCCATCGCGTGGTGGGCTATAACCGCAGTCCGGAGAAGACGCAGGCGCTGGTGCCGGAGGGGCTGGAGCCGGCCTATTCGATCGCGGAGCTGGTTTCCCGACTGTCCCGGCCGCGCCTGGTGTGGTGCATGGTGCCGGCCGGCGAGGCCACGGAGCGGACGCTGGCCGAGGCGGCGGAACGCATGGAGGCCGGCGATGTGCTGGTGGATGGCGGCAATTCGTTTTACAAGGACACCCTGCGGCGGGCGGAGCAGTTTCGTGCCCGCGGCTTGTATTTCGTGGATGTGGGGACCAGCGGCGGCATCTGGGGGCTGTCCCAGGGCTACAGCCTGATGGTGGGCGGCGCGCCGGAAGCGGTGGAGCTCCTGCGGCCGGCCCTGGAGACGCTGGCGCCGGCGCCCGACCGGGGCTGGGGGCATGTGGGGCCCACAGGGGCCGGCCACTTCGTCAAGATGGTGCACAACGGCATTGAGTACGGCATGATGCAGGCCTATGCCGAGGGGTTCGAGATCCTGCGGAGCAAGCGGGAATTCGCGCTGGACCTGCATCAGGTGGCCGAGATATGGCGCTACGGCAGTGTGGTGCGCTCCTGGCTCCTGGACCTGATTGCCCAGGCCCTGGGAGAGGATGTGAACCTGCGGGAGATCGCCCCGTATGTGGAGGATTCGGGCGAGGGGCGCTGGACGGTGAAGGAGGCCATTGACCTGGACGTGCCGGCGCCGGTGATCACCTTGTCGCTGATGGCCCGCTTCATCTCCCGCCAGGAGGACAGTTATGCAGCGCGCCTGCTGGCGGCCATGCGCCGGCAGTTCGGCGGGCATGCGGTGCGCCGCGCCGGCGAGGAGGAGGCTCATGGCGAAAATGCCTGA
- the rlmB gene encoding 23S rRNA (guanosine(2251)-2'-O)-methyltransferase RlmB: MIDLLYGRNAVREALRAGRRRIYAIYLAEGAKVRDALADIVEMAERAGVPVRTAPREQMDKRLAGAKHHGILAEASPYPYVPLRELQELCARRDPPPLMLLLDHLQDPQNVATLLRTAEALGVDGVVMPAHRAAGVTPAVVNASAGAVEHLRIAQETNLVRAMQALQEAGLWLAGVELAPGAKLYVEADLTGPLGLVVGSEGEGMSRLVRETCDFLIYLPMVGKVNSLNAAVAGSVALYEVWRQRAQAAGG; this comes from the coding sequence ATGATTGACCTGCTGTACGGCCGCAACGCGGTGCGGGAGGCTTTGCGCGCCGGCCGGCGGCGCATCTATGCCATCTACCTGGCAGAGGGCGCCAAAGTGCGCGATGCGCTGGCCGATATCGTGGAGATGGCCGAGCGCGCTGGCGTGCCGGTGCGCACGGCCCCGCGCGAGCAGATGGATAAGCGCCTGGCCGGCGCCAAACATCACGGCATCCTGGCGGAGGCCTCCCCGTACCCGTATGTCCCCCTGCGCGAACTGCAGGAGCTGTGCGCGCGGCGCGACCCCCCGCCGCTGATGCTCCTGCTGGATCACCTGCAGGACCCGCAGAATGTGGCGACCTTACTGCGCACTGCCGAGGCGCTGGGGGTGGACGGCGTGGTAATGCCGGCGCATCGGGCGGCCGGCGTCACGCCGGCGGTGGTGAACGCCTCCGCCGGCGCGGTGGAGCACCTGCGCATCGCCCAGGAGACAAACCTGGTGCGCGCCATGCAGGCCCTGCAGGAGGCCGGCCTGTGGCTGGCGGGTGTGGAGCTTGCCCCGGGTGCCAAACTGTATGTGGAGGCGGACCTCACCGGCCCGCTGGGGCTGGTGGTGGGAAGCGAGGGGGAGGGCATGAGCCGGCTGGTGCGCGAGACCTGTGACTTCCTGATCTATCTCCCCATGGTCGGCAAGGTGAATTCCCTGAACGCGGCGGTGGCCGGCTCAGTGGCCCTCTACGAGGTCTGGCGCCAGCGCGCCCAGGCGGCAGGCGGCTGA